A single region of the Polypterus senegalus isolate Bchr_013 unplaced genomic scaffold, ASM1683550v1 scaffold_4054, whole genome shotgun sequence genome encodes:
- the LOC120520106 gene encoding gastrula zinc finger protein XlCGF57.1-like yields the protein MPKMYPAGQKSLKKECQRGEDVSEKRNKRKGRTNIQRPRKIINRIKVKDCNPQYMGPDEDLNRLGSSLGRRSSLKDSNAHKPSESSKTNTVRPKKKLCPNQTGEDFQENDNLSSLQGRPQIKQPDKNGKKLASATKNLVTASQHPRFQPVVKLTRIDATKSQRVYNINPIRQQCVRTFKYKLTSKDNGRIHGSKKPYHCPEGGKQFSDSHMPKKRREDNTGKEPYHRSKCVKNFSKHSHTTTPIVEKPYFSKRGKRFSQVSHLQSHMIGHGGKGLCRCPVCGKHFFDKSHLLRHKRIHTGEKPYCCSECGKRFSQSSHLQTHMRVHTGEQPFFCSECGKRFSQTSHLQTHMRVHTGERPFYCSECGKLFSQTGHLQQHMKVHTGERPFSCSKCGKRFSNRSSHLKHLRVHTGEKPYCCPECGKRFYDTSNLLRHAGVHNKDHL from the exons atgccAAAAATGTATCCAGCTGGCCAGAAGAGTTTAAAGAAAGAATGTCAACGTGGAGAGGATGTCTCTGAAAAGAGGAACAAAAGAAAGGGTAGGACTAACATTCAGAGACCCCGCAAAATTATAAACCGTATCAAGGTGAAAGACTGTAATCCTCAATATATGGGCCCAGATGAAGACTTAAACAGATTGGGCTCCAGTTTGGGCAGACGCAGCTCCTTGAAGGACAGTAATGCCCACAAGCCGTCAGAATCCTCGAAGACTAACACAGTGAGGCCCAAGAAGAAATTGTGTCCAAATCAAACTGGAGAAG acTTTCAAGAGAATGACAACTTGTCCTCTCTTCAGGGTCGTCCACAAATTAAACAGCCTGATAAGAATGGGAAGAAACTTGCATCTGCAACAAAGAACTTGGTAACAGCCTCTCAGCACCCTAGATTTCAGCCTGTTGTGAAGCTAACAAGGATCGATGCCACCAAATCTCAAAGAGTGTACAATATAAATCCAATCCGCCAACAGTGTGTgagaacatttaaatacaaattgaCTTCTAAAGATAATGGAAGGATTCATGGGAGTAAGAAACCGTATCACTGTCCTGAAGGTGGGAAACAATTCTCAGATAGTCACATGCCTAAGAAACGCAGAGAAGATAATACAGGGAAGGAGCCATACCACCGTTCTAAATGTGTTAAGAACTTTTCAAAACACAGCCATACCACAACTCCCATTGTAGAGAAACCATATTTTTCTAAacgtggcaaacgattctcacaaGTGAGCCACCTTCAGTCACACATGATTGGTCATGGAGGAAAGGGTTTATGTCGTTGTCCAGTATGTGGTAAACATTTCTTTGACAAGAGCCATCTTCTCagacacaaaagaattcacactggagagaaaccatattgttgttctgaatgtggcaaacggttCTCACAATCAAGCCATCTTCAGACACACATGAGAGTGCACACTGGAGAACAGCCATTtttctgttctgaatgtggcaaacggttCTCACAAACAAGCCATCTTCAGACACACATGAGAGTGCACACAGGAGAACGGCCATTttactgttctgaatgtggcaaactgtTCTCACAAACAGGCCATCTTCAGCAACACATGAAAGTGCACACAGGAGAACGGCCATTTTCCTGTTctaaatgtggcaaacgattttcaAATAGAAGTAGTCATCTGAAGCATTTAAGAGTTCACACTGGTGAGAAGCCCtattgctgtcctgaatgtggcaaaagattttACGACACAAGCAATCTTCTGCGTCATGCAGGAGTCCACAATAAAGACCATCTTTAG